In the genome of Nocardioides marmoribigeumensis, one region contains:
- a CDS encoding MFS transporter has translation MRRPSAGEPVTTSVWWRAPAFVRLLLVRLLGQVGDGVTQAALASYALFSDRQADPVELAAAAAVVLLPYSVLGPFVGVLLDRWSRRQVLLVGNLVRSAVVLVVAVLVGSDAPEVGVYAAVLVALGVNRFLLSGLSAALPHTVPVEDLTPANALTPTLGTAAFVAGLGLGGLLRAALDDRGEAVANGLVVAAGVAAYLLAAGAALLTARRALGPDHRVVPPSPRHVAAGLVAALRHLRQRPVAAGALVTASVVRWGFGLLAVSAVLTLRNSTFRGDADQALAAVARFTGATAVGFLAAAVLAPWLARRLGRAAVVRLAVVLAAGVLLAAGLAPSTELGWAVLGLAGGVAAQGVKVCADALVQEHVDDDFRGRVFSLYDLAFNVAVVTAAVSVAAAADDRGVPTTGPLLAAALLVALVAGLRVGGPRRPRG, from the coding sequence ATGAGGCGCCCGTCCGCAGGGGAGCCCGTCACCACCTCGGTGTGGTGGCGGGCTCCGGCGTTCGTGCGGCTGCTCCTCGTGCGGCTCCTCGGCCAGGTCGGTGACGGGGTCACCCAGGCCGCGCTCGCGTCGTACGCCCTGTTCAGCGACCGGCAGGCGGACCCGGTCGAGCTGGCCGCGGCGGCGGCTGTCGTGCTGCTGCCCTACTCCGTGCTCGGGCCGTTCGTCGGCGTGCTGCTCGACCGGTGGTCGCGGCGCCAGGTGCTGCTGGTCGGCAACCTGGTCCGCTCGGCGGTCGTCCTCGTGGTCGCGGTGCTGGTGGGGTCCGACGCCCCCGAGGTCGGGGTGTACGCCGCGGTGCTGGTCGCGCTCGGGGTCAACCGCTTCCTGCTGTCCGGGCTCTCCGCGGCCCTGCCCCACACCGTCCCGGTGGAGGACCTCACGCCCGCCAACGCGCTCACCCCGACGCTGGGGACCGCGGCGTTCGTCGCGGGCCTGGGTCTCGGCGGCCTGCTCCGGGCCGCGCTCGACGACCGCGGCGAGGCCGTCGCCAACGGGCTCGTCGTCGCGGCCGGCGTGGCGGCCTACCTCCTCGCGGCGGGCGCGGCGCTGCTCACCGCCCGCCGCGCCCTCGGGCCGGACCACCGCGTGGTGCCTCCCTCGCCGCGGCACGTCGCCGCCGGGCTGGTGGCCGCCCTGCGCCACCTGCGGCAGCGTCCGGTCGCGGCGGGCGCGCTGGTCACCGCGTCGGTGGTGCGGTGGGGGTTCGGCCTGCTCGCGGTCTCGGCGGTGCTGACGCTGCGCAACTCGACCTTCCGCGGCGACGCCGACCAGGCACTCGCCGCCGTGGCACGGTTCACCGGCGCGACGGCCGTCGGGTTCCTCGCCGCGGCGGTGCTGGCGCCCTGGCTCGCCCGCCGGCTCGGCCGGGCGGCGGTGGTGCGGCTCGCGGTCGTCCTGGCCGCGGGCGTCCTCCTGGCTGCGGGGCTGGCACCGAGCACCGAACTCGGGTGGGCCGTCCTCGGACTGGCCGGGGGCGTGGCGGCCCAGGGCGTCAAGGTGTGCGCCGACGCCCTCGTGCAGGAGCACGTCGACGACGACTTCCGGGGGCGGGTGTTCTCGCTCTACGACCTGGCGTTCAACGTCGCCGTCGTGACCGCGGCGGTCTCGGTCGCCGCGGCCGCCGACGACCGGGGCGTGCCCACCACGGGCCCGCTGCTCGCCGCCGCGCTGCTGGTCGCGCTGGTCGCGGGCCTCCGGGTCGGCGGTCCGCGGCGGCCGCGCGGCTGA
- a CDS encoding SRPBCC family protein — MASGMTVTNEHRVRASLPQTFAYVDDHTRVPEWMFGVETFEPVGERDHGLGAVFDVVMHVGVPIRTRLEVVAWEQDALLEFRSVKGFSTDSRWTFEALGDDETLVTSQITYRLPFGPAGRVMGKVMEPAVARASERSSTALVRRVEESAARGPSTG, encoded by the coding sequence ATGGCCTCGGGCATGACCGTGACCAACGAGCACCGGGTGCGCGCCTCGCTGCCGCAGACGTTCGCCTACGTCGACGACCACACCCGGGTCCCGGAGTGGATGTTCGGGGTGGAGACGTTCGAGCCGGTCGGGGAGCGGGACCACGGGCTCGGCGCCGTCTTCGACGTGGTGATGCACGTCGGCGTGCCGATCCGCACCCGGCTGGAGGTGGTGGCGTGGGAGCAGGACGCGCTGCTCGAGTTCCGCTCGGTCAAGGGGTTCTCGACCGACTCCCGGTGGACCTTCGAGGCGCTCGGTGACGACGAGACGCTCGTGACCTCCCAGATCACCTACCGGCTGCCCTTCGGCCCGGCCGGGCGCGTGATGGGCAAGGTGATGGAGCCGGCGGTGGCCCGGGCCTCGGAGCGCTCGTCGACCGCGCTGGTGCGCCGGGTCGAGGAGTCCGCGGCCCGCGGCCCGTCGACCGGCTGA
- a CDS encoding MMPL family transporter — protein MRTLLHRLGHTSAAHPWRVLLGWVIALAVAAGVASAYGGQTQENWDVPGARAQQGVELLRRHGENAANADARVVVHRDQGVLTDASGRAALADLTARLGRMPHAASVSPPRLSADGDTALLSVEYDAPVTHRDLMGKGEPLVEAVEPTRDAGLQVELNGTMAEQSAEPMKGTGELIGIAAALLVLVLAFGSVVAAGLPIGAAVVGLVLGGFGTTLLAGAMDVSPSAPMIGTMVGLGVGIDYALLLVVRFAEHLREGVEVRHAAGLATATAGRSVVFAASTVLVSLLGLGLAGLPTYSAFGLVTAISVAAVALVSLTLVPALCRLGGRRILARAERRATRRPRRPGREPLTARWAQRVGRRPLPWALGAAVVMLALAAPVVDMRTWPSDMSVHAEGTTLREGYDLVADEFGPGANGAMLAVVDHAAVVSPRAAVAATVRALESDDRIAVVAPPVTSRDGELTLVSAEPVFGPADARVSDLVRDVRADLPAGVDLTGLTPMYEDISQMLADRLWVVIAFVVGMSFLLLTMMFRSVLVPLKAALMNLLSISAAYGVLTVVFQWGWGAQLLGLDHSTPVSSWMPILLFAILFGLSMDYEVFLLGRIREEYDGGADARAAVVRGLAATGRVISCAAAIMVAVFFGFATETDPVVKQLGLGMGVAVALDATVVRMVLVPATMSLLGDLNWWMPRWLDRVLPRIRHAEEPAAGQSDGRPAEPELVRV, from the coding sequence ATGCGAACCCTGCTCCACCGCCTCGGCCACACCTCCGCCGCCCACCCGTGGCGGGTCCTGCTCGGCTGGGTGATCGCACTGGCCGTCGCGGCCGGCGTCGCGTCGGCGTACGGCGGTCAGACCCAGGAGAACTGGGACGTCCCGGGTGCCCGCGCCCAGCAGGGCGTCGAGCTCCTGCGCCGGCACGGGGAGAACGCCGCCAACGCCGACGCCCGGGTCGTGGTCCACCGCGACCAGGGCGTGCTCACCGACGCGAGCGGCCGGGCGGCGCTGGCCGACCTCACCGCGCGGCTGGGCCGGATGCCGCACGCCGCGTCGGTGTCACCACCGCGGCTCAGCGCCGACGGTGACACCGCCCTGCTCTCGGTGGAGTACGACGCGCCCGTCACCCACCGCGACCTGATGGGCAAGGGCGAGCCGCTCGTGGAGGCCGTCGAGCCTACCCGTGACGCGGGGCTCCAGGTGGAGCTCAACGGCACCATGGCCGAGCAGTCCGCCGAGCCGATGAAGGGGACCGGCGAGCTGATCGGCATCGCGGCCGCGCTGCTGGTGCTGGTGCTCGCCTTCGGGTCGGTGGTCGCCGCCGGCCTCCCGATCGGCGCAGCGGTCGTCGGGCTCGTGCTCGGTGGCTTCGGCACCACGCTGCTCGCCGGGGCCATGGACGTCAGCCCGAGCGCCCCGATGATCGGCACGATGGTCGGGCTCGGGGTCGGCATCGACTACGCGCTGCTGCTCGTCGTCCGATTCGCCGAGCACCTGCGGGAGGGCGTCGAGGTCCGGCACGCCGCCGGGCTGGCCACGGCCACCGCGGGCCGCTCGGTGGTGTTCGCCGCCTCGACGGTGCTGGTGTCCCTGCTGGGCCTCGGGCTCGCCGGGTTGCCGACGTACTCCGCCTTCGGGCTGGTCACCGCGATCTCGGTCGCCGCCGTCGCCCTGGTCTCGCTCACCCTGGTGCCCGCGCTGTGCCGCCTGGGTGGACGTCGCATCCTGGCCCGCGCCGAGCGCCGGGCGACGCGACGCCCGCGCCGACCGGGGCGCGAGCCGCTGACCGCCCGGTGGGCGCAGCGGGTGGGGCGCCGGCCGTTGCCGTGGGCTCTGGGTGCGGCGGTCGTCATGCTCGCCCTGGCCGCGCCGGTGGTGGACATGCGCACCTGGCCGAGCGACATGAGCGTGCACGCCGAGGGCACCACGCTGCGCGAGGGCTACGACCTGGTCGCCGACGAGTTCGGCCCCGGGGCCAACGGCGCGATGCTCGCGGTCGTCGACCACGCCGCGGTCGTCTCGCCCCGGGCGGCGGTCGCGGCGACGGTCCGCGCGCTGGAGTCCGACGACCGGATCGCGGTGGTGGCCCCGCCGGTCACCTCCCGCGACGGCGAGCTCACCCTCGTCTCCGCCGAGCCGGTCTTCGGGCCCGCCGACGCCCGGGTCAGCGACCTCGTGCGCGACGTGCGCGCCGACCTGCCGGCGGGCGTCGACCTCACCGGGCTGACGCCGATGTACGAGGACATCTCCCAGATGCTGGCCGACCGGCTCTGGGTGGTCATCGCGTTCGTCGTGGGGATGTCGTTCCTGCTGCTCACGATGATGTTCCGCTCGGTGCTCGTGCCCCTCAAGGCGGCGCTGATGAACCTGCTGTCGATCAGCGCGGCCTACGGCGTGCTCACCGTGGTCTTCCAGTGGGGCTGGGGCGCCCAGCTCCTCGGCCTGGACCACTCCACCCCGGTCTCGAGCTGGATGCCGATCCTGCTGTTCGCCATCCTGTTCGGGCTGTCGATGGACTACGAGGTGTTCCTGCTCGGCCGCATCCGCGAGGAGTACGACGGCGGGGCCGACGCCCGGGCCGCCGTCGTCCGCGGGCTGGCCGCCACGGGCCGCGTGATCAGCTGCGCGGCGGCGATCATGGTCGCGGTCTTCTTCGGCTTCGCCACCGAGACCGACCCCGTGGTCAAGCAGCTCGGGCTCGGGATGGGCGTCGCGGTGGCCCTCGACGCCACCGTGGTCCGGATGGTGCTCGTGCCCGCGACGATGTCGCTGCTCGGCGACCTCAACTGGTGGATGCCGCGCTGGCTGGACCGGGTCCTGCCCCGGATCCGTCACGCGGAGGAGCCGGCCGCCGGGCAGTCGGACGGGCGGCCCGCCGAGCCCGAGCTCGTCCGGGTCTGA
- a CDS encoding AIM24 family protein — MQSELFAQSNLEVQAQQRFALQNPQMLRVALGPDVLSVKGAMVAYQGQIRFDHEKAGSMGKLLKKVLTAEDVPLMRVSGQGEVFFASEAGYVFLVELAGDGISVNGRNLLAFDAALQWDINRVKGAGIMAGGLFNTTVQGTGTVALHTVGSPVVLDCSQQPTYVDVQAAVAWSSNLVPAVVSSMNMKSMLRGGTGEAFQYSFHGPGFVVVQPSEWAPVQQQSGGGGGGLVGNLLNG, encoded by the coding sequence ATGCAGAGTGAGCTCTTCGCCCAGTCCAACCTCGAGGTGCAGGCCCAGCAGCGCTTCGCCCTCCAGAACCCCCAGATGCTGCGCGTCGCCCTCGGGCCCGACGTGCTGTCGGTCAAGGGCGCGATGGTCGCCTACCAGGGTCAGATCCGCTTCGACCACGAGAAGGCCGGCAGCATGGGCAAGCTGCTCAAGAAGGTGCTGACCGCCGAGGACGTCCCGCTCATGCGGGTCAGCGGGCAGGGCGAGGTCTTCTTCGCCAGCGAGGCGGGCTACGTCTTCCTGGTCGAGCTGGCCGGCGACGGCATCAGCGTCAACGGGCGCAACCTCCTCGCCTTCGACGCGGCCCTGCAGTGGGACATCAACCGGGTCAAGGGCGCCGGGATCATGGCCGGCGGGCTGTTCAACACCACCGTCCAGGGCACGGGCACCGTCGCGCTCCACACCGTCGGCTCGCCGGTGGTGCTCGACTGCTCCCAGCAGCCGACGTACGTCGACGTGCAGGCCGCGGTCGCGTGGTCCTCGAACCTCGTGCCCGCCGTGGTGAGCAGCATGAACATGAAGTCGATGCTGCGCGGCGGCACCGGCGAGGCGTTCCAGTACTCCTTCCACGGCCCCGGCTTCGTGGTCGTGCAGCCCAGCGAGTGGGCGCCCGTCCAGCAGCAGTCCGGTGGGGGTGGCGGCGGTCTCGTCGGCAACCTGCTCAACGGCTGA
- a CDS encoding RDD family protein, with the protein MSQPPVGPGQPSEPRQNPPSTPTPPGGGQAPPPPPPPPPPPSYGEQPPPSYGDQPPPSAPPTAPSYGEQPPPPPGTAGGWGAGPAGSVTGERPGELLDRFVARLIDHVLLGVVNAIIASILVVSIIGLDAGNGFGMIGSTGGSFAAAALISIIDVAISLGYFAFMDSSQGRTIGKMVMKLRVVGASGGHPTVQESVKRNIWIAFGLAGIIPFLGIVGSLASLVAVILIAVGINKDTVARRPWTDELAGTRVVKEA; encoded by the coding sequence ATGAGCCAGCCTCCCGTCGGCCCCGGGCAGCCGTCCGAGCCGCGCCAGAACCCGCCGAGCACCCCGACCCCTCCGGGAGGTGGCCAGGCGCCTCCGCCACCGCCGCCCCCGCCGCCCCCGCCGTCGTACGGCGAGCAGCCGCCGCCGTCGTACGGCGACCAGCCGCCGCCGAGCGCACCCCCCACTGCCCCGTCGTACGGCGAGCAGCCGCCGCCCCCGCCCGGCACCGCCGGCGGCTGGGGTGCGGGCCCGGCCGGCAGCGTCACGGGCGAGCGCCCCGGCGAGCTGCTCGACCGCTTCGTCGCCCGTCTGATCGACCACGTCCTGCTGGGGGTGGTCAACGCGATCATCGCCTCGATCCTGGTGGTGAGCATCATCGGCCTCGACGCCGGCAACGGGTTCGGCATGATCGGCTCCACCGGCGGCAGCTTCGCCGCCGCGGCGCTCATCTCGATCATCGACGTGGCGATCTCGCTGGGCTACTTCGCCTTCATGGACTCCTCCCAGGGGCGCACGATCGGCAAGATGGTGATGAAGCTGCGCGTGGTCGGCGCCTCCGGCGGCCACCCGACCGTCCAGGAGTCGGTCAAGCGCAACATCTGGATCGCCTTCGGGCTGGCCGGGATCATCCCGTTCCTCGGCATCGTCGGCAGCCTCGCCTCCCTCGTGGCGGTGATCCTCATCGCCGTCGGGATCAACAAGGACACGGTCGCGCGCCGCCCGTGGACCGACGAGCTCGCCGGCACCCGGGTGGTCAAGGAGGCCTGA
- a CDS encoding PadR family transcriptional regulator — MARRGDTLELAVLGLLHENPLHGYELRKQLNLVLGWGRVLSYGSLYPALKKLSKAGLIVEDVLPPAAPGTVSRRQRITYRLTPAGDERFAKLMSDSGPSTWEDDNFDVRFAFFGRTDRAIRLRVLEGRRSRLEERLSQVRQDLDRSHGRDTYARELKRHGVESVERELVWLSELIAAERGEGRTPTTTDHPTPTE; from the coding sequence GTGGCTCGTCGGGGCGACACGCTGGAGCTGGCCGTGCTCGGCCTCCTCCACGAGAACCCGCTCCACGGCTACGAGCTGCGCAAGCAGCTCAACCTGGTCCTCGGCTGGGGCCGGGTGCTGTCCTACGGCTCGCTCTACCCCGCGCTCAAGAAGCTGAGCAAGGCCGGCCTCATCGTCGAGGACGTCCTGCCGCCGGCCGCGCCGGGCACGGTGAGCCGCCGCCAGCGCATCACCTACCGGCTCACCCCGGCCGGTGACGAGCGCTTCGCCAAGCTGATGTCCGACTCGGGTCCCTCGACCTGGGAGGACGACAACTTCGACGTGCGGTTCGCGTTCTTCGGGCGCACCGACCGCGCCATCCGGCTGCGGGTCCTCGAGGGCCGCCGCTCGCGCCTGGAGGAGCGCCTGTCCCAGGTGCGCCAGGACCTCGACCGCAGCCACGGGCGTGACACCTACGCCCGCGAGCTCAAGCGCCACGGTGTGGAGTCCGTGGAGCGCGAGCTGGTGTGGCTCTCCGAGCTCATCGCCGCCGAGCGCGGCGAGGGGCGGACCCCCACCACCACCGACCACCCGACACCGACCGAGTAA
- a CDS encoding inositol-3-phosphate synthase has product MGSVRVAIVGVGNCATSLIQGVHYYRDADPETTVPGLMHVKFGDYHVSDVEFVAAFDVDAKKVGFDLSEAITASENNTIRICDVPPLGVSVQRGPTLDGLGKYYRQTIDESDAEPVDVVQVLKDAEVDVLVSYLPVGSEEADKFYAQCAIDAGVGFVNALPVFIASDPEWAKKFEDAGVPIVGDDIKSQVGATITHRVMAKLFEDRGVTLDRTYQLNVGGNMDFKNMLERERLESKKVSKTQAVTSNLTGSLADKTHDRNVHIGPSDYVAWLDDRKWAYVRLEGRAFGDVPLSLEYKLEVWDSPNSAGIIIDALRACKIAKDRGIGGPILSASTYLMKSPPVQMPDDLGRAQVEAFIKGEVER; this is encoded by the coding sequence ATGGGTTCTGTCCGAGTCGCCATCGTGGGCGTGGGCAACTGCGCCACGTCCCTGATCCAAGGCGTCCACTACTACCGCGACGCGGACCCGGAGACCACGGTCCCGGGCCTGATGCACGTCAAGTTCGGGGACTACCACGTCTCCGACGTCGAGTTCGTCGCCGCGTTCGACGTCGACGCCAAGAAGGTCGGCTTCGACCTCTCCGAGGCGATCACCGCCTCCGAGAACAACACCATCCGCATCTGCGACGTGCCGCCACTCGGCGTGAGCGTGCAGCGCGGCCCGACCCTCGACGGCCTGGGCAAGTACTACCGCCAGACCATCGACGAGTCCGACGCCGAGCCGGTCGACGTCGTCCAGGTCCTCAAGGACGCCGAGGTCGACGTGCTCGTCTCCTACCTCCCGGTGGGCTCCGAGGAGGCCGACAAGTTCTACGCCCAGTGCGCCATCGACGCCGGGGTCGGCTTCGTCAACGCGCTCCCGGTGTTCATCGCCTCCGACCCGGAGTGGGCCAAGAAGTTCGAGGACGCCGGCGTCCCGATCGTCGGCGACGACATCAAGTCCCAGGTCGGCGCGACCATCACCCACCGCGTGATGGCCAAGCTGTTCGAGGACCGCGGCGTGACGCTGGACCGCACCTACCAGCTCAACGTCGGCGGCAACATGGACTTCAAGAACATGCTCGAGCGCGAGCGCCTGGAGTCCAAGAAGGTCTCCAAGACCCAGGCCGTGACCTCCAACCTCACCGGCTCGCTGGCCGACAAGACCCACGACCGCAATGTGCACATCGGCCCGTCCGACTACGTCGCGTGGCTCGACGACCGCAAGTGGGCCTACGTCCGCCTCGAGGGTCGCGCGTTCGGTGACGTCCCGCTGAGCCTGGAGTACAAGCTCGAGGTCTGGGACTCCCCCAACAGCGCCGGCATCATCATCGACGCCCTCCGCGCCTGCAAGATCGCCAAGGACCGCGGCATCGGTGGCCCGATCCTGTCGGCCTCGACCTACCTGATGAAGTCCCCGCCGGTCCAGATGCCCGACGACCTCGGTCGCGCGCAGGTGGAGGCGTTCATCAAGGGCGAGGTCGAGCGCTGA
- a CDS encoding CCA tRNA nucleotidyltransferase: MSGRELSVVEIQERVRAELGRLADVVEPLGSLFAEAGEEISLVGGPVRDIMLGRLQQDLDLTTSARPDVTERLLRDWAGTTWDMGRAFGTIGCRKGPWTIEVTTYRADDYAPDSRKPAVAFGDSLTGDLRRRDFSVNSMALRLVPGEVDAELVDPYGGLVDLAHRTLRTPGPAEMSFSDDPLRMMRAARFAAQLGFEVAPEVVEAMTAMSDRIEIVSAERVRDELVKLVCAPEPRRGLRLLVESGLAERVLPELPALALERDEHHRHKDVYEHTLTVLDQAIALEDRLPGGGPDFVARFAALMHDVGKPRTRRFTDDGTVTFHHHDVVGAKLTRKRMRELRFPTDVTDAVSHLVELHLRFHGYGSGEWTDSAVRRYVRDAGPELDRLHVLTRADCTTRNRRKAERLRRTYDELEERIARLREQEQLESIRPDLDGNRIMQVLGIGPGPEVGRAYRWLLDLRLENGPMEAAEAEAALKDWWATQR, encoded by the coding sequence GTGTCGGGCCGAGAGCTGAGCGTCGTCGAGATCCAGGAGCGCGTCCGCGCCGAGCTGGGCCGTCTCGCCGACGTCGTGGAGCCGCTGGGCAGCCTGTTCGCCGAGGCCGGCGAGGAGATCTCGCTGGTCGGAGGACCGGTCCGCGACATCATGCTCGGCCGGCTGCAGCAGGACCTCGACCTCACCACCTCCGCCCGCCCCGACGTCACCGAGCGCCTCCTCAGGGACTGGGCCGGCACGACGTGGGACATGGGGCGCGCCTTCGGCACGATCGGCTGCCGCAAGGGTCCGTGGACGATCGAGGTGACCACCTACCGCGCCGACGACTACGCCCCCGACTCGCGCAAGCCCGCGGTCGCGTTCGGCGACTCGCTGACCGGCGACCTGCGCCGGCGGGACTTCAGCGTCAACTCGATGGCGCTGCGGCTCGTGCCGGGCGAGGTCGACGCCGAGCTGGTCGACCCGTACGGCGGCCTGGTCGACCTCGCGCACCGCACGCTCCGCACCCCGGGGCCGGCCGAGATGTCGTTCTCCGACGACCCGCTGCGGATGATGCGTGCGGCCCGCTTCGCCGCCCAGCTGGGCTTCGAGGTGGCGCCCGAGGTGGTCGAGGCGATGACCGCGATGTCCGACCGGATCGAGATCGTCTCGGCCGAGCGGGTGCGGGACGAGCTGGTCAAGCTGGTGTGCGCCCCCGAGCCGCGCCGCGGGCTGCGGCTCCTGGTCGAGTCGGGGCTGGCCGAGCGGGTCCTGCCCGAGCTGCCCGCCCTCGCGCTCGAGCGCGACGAGCACCACCGTCACAAGGACGTCTACGAGCACACCCTCACCGTGCTCGACCAGGCGATCGCCCTGGAGGACCGGCTGCCGGGGGGCGGCCCGGACTTCGTGGCCCGCTTCGCCGCCCTCATGCACGACGTCGGCAAGCCCCGCACGCGCCGGTTCACCGACGACGGCACGGTCACCTTCCACCACCACGACGTGGTGGGCGCCAAGCTGACCCGCAAGCGGATGCGGGAGCTGCGCTTCCCCACCGACGTGACCGACGCGGTGTCACACCTGGTCGAGCTGCACCTGCGGTTCCACGGCTACGGCAGCGGCGAGTGGACCGACTCCGCGGTGCGGCGCTACGTCCGCGACGCCGGTCCCGAGCTCGACCGGCTGCACGTGCTCACCCGCGCCGACTGCACGACCCGCAACCGGCGCAAGGCCGAGCGGCTGCGCCGCACCTACGACGAGCTCGAGGAGCGCATCGCCCGGCTGCGCGAGCAGGAGCAGCTGGAGTCGATCCGCCCCGACCTCGACGGCAACCGGATCATGCAGGTGCTCGGCATCGGCCCGGGCCCCGAGGTCGGCCGGGCCTACCGCTGGCTGCTCGACCTGCGCCTGGAGAACGGCCCGATGGAGGCCGCCGAGGCCGAGGCCGCCCTGAAGGACTGGTGGGCCACCCAGCGCTAG
- a CDS encoding DUF6345 domain-containing protein, whose amino-acid sequence MARPTSSSRTPRVRRRRVRSVAAPSAGVLVAGVLASGLGGAATVTTLGLSMATARGADLPRVSQEAPYFQVTAEGLDAEQAKALAERAGIRNALRRDGTFSFVNAASFGRVPMLTGAKGTDEDGRPTVARRLDLERLKALRPLNEDKAVSRAYDLLPLPKGFETSAHPSHTRLTLAGVRGRTLATYDLDTTVNLDYRLGDVPVTGPGMRTSVTFGPKGGVQGLTLATRSVEKAGYVGIIGPDAAQEQCRSMYGANTPLGDPQLVYYAPRLTGAGKGTVSYLLPHWACEVQQRDGKGVEPGKLVPAAPSLTPAADLLVARDGTAMTGRLELTGGQEPFKVQWSSSTRGILKGSPEGVEYAAAARGRKAVPETLTATVTDANGITTEVSGVLGATGGQVEAQGYGGQGGELASVGIENTVDEWQCAQDSAAGFRSVMQSKGHTVRFDWRGMNAWEQDFKKTSAGGSDSSYVDAVDAQWYTGHGSAGGITFKNTAHQDGSITPSDARWGDNDNLEWMQLESCEVLRDTTGTNDYFARWAPAFDGLHLLNGFDTLAQCVNGGTGRRFAEYLFPRTFLFWTSPALTVQQAWRQMATDLEPSGRVWRSISPARSGWVTNLDDKFWGQGNVGPDIPKSQLIGYVAISGTV is encoded by the coding sequence ATGGCCCGTCCCACCAGCTCGTCCCGCACCCCCCGTGTCCGCCGGCGCCGGGTCCGCAGCGTCGCGGCCCCGTCCGCCGGCGTCCTCGTCGCCGGCGTGCTCGCCTCCGGCCTCGGGGGCGCCGCCACCGTCACCACGCTCGGCCTGAGCATGGCGACCGCGCGCGGGGCCGACCTCCCGCGCGTCTCCCAGGAGGCGCCGTACTTCCAGGTGACCGCGGAGGGCCTCGACGCCGAGCAGGCCAAGGCCCTGGCCGAGCGCGCCGGCATCCGCAACGCGCTCCGGCGTGACGGCACCTTCTCGTTCGTCAACGCGGCGTCCTTCGGCCGGGTGCCGATGCTCACCGGCGCCAAGGGCACCGACGAGGACGGCCGTCCCACCGTGGCCCGCCGCCTCGACCTCGAGCGGCTCAAGGCGTTGAGGCCGCTCAACGAGGACAAGGCGGTGAGCCGGGCCTACGACCTGCTGCCGCTGCCGAAGGGCTTCGAGACCTCGGCCCACCCCAGCCACACCCGGCTGACGCTCGCGGGCGTGCGCGGCCGGACCTTGGCGACCTACGACCTCGACACGACGGTCAACCTCGACTACCGGCTCGGGGACGTCCCGGTCACCGGGCCGGGGATGCGCACGAGCGTCACCTTCGGCCCCAAGGGCGGGGTGCAGGGGCTCACGCTCGCCACGCGGTCGGTGGAGAAGGCGGGCTACGTCGGGATCATCGGCCCCGACGCCGCGCAGGAGCAGTGCCGGTCGATGTACGGCGCGAACACCCCGCTCGGCGACCCGCAGCTGGTCTACTACGCGCCGCGGCTCACCGGGGCCGGCAAGGGCACCGTGTCCTACCTCCTGCCGCACTGGGCGTGCGAGGTGCAGCAGCGCGACGGCAAGGGCGTCGAGCCCGGCAAGCTCGTGCCCGCGGCGCCCTCGCTCACCCCGGCCGCCGACCTGCTGGTCGCTCGCGACGGCACCGCGATGACCGGTCGCCTCGAGCTCACCGGCGGCCAGGAGCCGTTCAAGGTGCAGTGGTCCTCCTCGACCCGCGGGATCCTCAAGGGCAGCCCCGAGGGCGTGGAGTACGCCGCCGCGGCCCGCGGCCGCAAGGCCGTCCCCGAGACGCTGACCGCCACCGTCACCGACGCCAACGGCATCACCACCGAGGTCTCGGGCGTGCTCGGCGCGACCGGCGGCCAGGTCGAGGCGCAGGGGTACGGCGGCCAGGGTGGCGAGCTGGCCTCCGTCGGCATCGAGAACACCGTCGACGAGTGGCAGTGCGCCCAGGACTCCGCGGCCGGCTTCCGGTCGGTGATGCAGAGCAAGGGCCACACCGTGAGGTTCGACTGGCGTGGGATGAACGCCTGGGAGCAGGACTTCAAGAAGACCTCGGCCGGCGGCTCCGACTCGTCGTACGTCGACGCGGTCGACGCCCAGTGGTACACCGGCCACGGCAGCGCAGGCGGCATCACCTTCAAGAACACCGCGCACCAGGACGGCTCGATCACCCCGTCGGACGCCCGGTGGGGTGACAACGACAACCTGGAGTGGATGCAGCTGGAGTCGTGCGAGGTGCTGCGCGACACCACCGGGACCAACGACTACTTCGCCCGCTGGGCGCCGGCCTTCGACGGCCTGCACCTGCTCAACGGCTTCGACACCCTCGCCCAGTGCGTCAACGGCGGCACCGGCCGGCGGTTCGCGGAGTACCTCTTCCCCCGGACCTTCCTGTTCTGGACCTCGCCCGCGCTCACCGTCCAGCAGGCCTGGCGCCAGATGGCCACCGACCTCGAGCCCTCGGGCCGGGTGTGGCGCTCGATCAGCCCGGCACGCTCGGGCTGGGTGACCAACCTGGACGACAAGTTCTGGGGTCAGGGCAACGTCGGTCCGGACATCCCGAAGAGCCAGCTCATCGGCTACGTCGCGATCAGCGGCACGGTCTGA